From one Pempheris klunzingeri isolate RE-2024b chromosome 5, fPemKlu1.hap1, whole genome shotgun sequence genomic stretch:
- the endouc gene encoding uridylate-specific endoribonuclease C: MAARVCGVLALLAVSLSGLNASRPAVNQELSNVFNELWRLDVNRMTPGVDYTISVQGRASFVTQGSHVVRDHASQPLFSNVNENKLSNTTTFSQFIKLLDNYELSTGVTERVTAEELTEMDLFLDAVLETEVMKRAHKYLVSKGQSSSNLRLFKSQLHLIWFHLYRRQRNAGLDSSGFEHVFVGETKSGTEIVGFHNWVQFYLQEKNSHLDYKGYKARDHDLPDQDDHVLNLQFSWHGVVKPVGSAFIGTSPEFEMALFTIVFLMNTQRSTTVLVNIDQCQMELVVIRHGRSLGTAYPKLLSSNSRHVRQHSQ; encoded by the exons atggCTGCAAG GGTCTGTGGAGTTCTCGCCCTTCTCGCAGTGTCTCTCAGCGGACTGAATGCATCAAG ACCAGCTGTAAATCAGGAATTATCCAATGTTTTCAATGAGCTGTGGAGGTTGGATGTGAACCGCATGACGCCTGGGGTAGACTACACCATCTCTGTTCAG GGCAGAGCCAGTTTTGTAACCCAGGGCAGCCATGTTGTACGGGATCACGCCTCACAGCCTCTGTTCTCCAACGTTAACGAGAACAAACTGAGCAACACGACCACCTTCTCTC AGTTCATAAAACTCCTGGACAACTATGAGCTGTCTACAGGCGTGACTGAACGAGTCACAGCAGAGGAGCTGACAGAGATGGATCTCTTCCTGGATGCCGTTTTGGAGACAGAGGTCATGAAG AGAGCTCATAAGTATCTGGTGAGCAAAGGACAGTCCAGCTCTAACCTGAGGCTCTTTAAGAGTCAGCTGCACTTGATCTGGTTCCACCTCTACCGCAGACAGAGAAACGCAGG CCTGGACTCCAGTGGATTCGAGCATGTCTTTGTCGGAGAGACAAAATCTGGAACAGAAATTGTTGGTTTTCACAACTGGGTCCAGTTCTacctgcaggaaaaaaacagccactTGGACTACAAGGGATACAAGGCCAGGGACCATGACTTA CCTGACCAAGACGACCATGTCCTGAACCTCCAGTTCAGCTGGCACGGAGTGGTGAAGCCTGTTGGCAGCGCCTTCATCGGGACCAGCCCTGAGTTTGAGATGGCGCTCTTCACCATCGTCTTcctcatgaacacacagaggagcacCACAGTGCTGGTCAACATCGACCAGTGTCAGATGGAGCTGGTGGTCATCAGACATGGACGCTCCCTGGGGACGGCGTACCCCAAACTgctcagcagcaacagcagacaTGTTAGGCAGCACTCACAGTGA